Part of the Pseudomonas baltica genome is shown below.
GCACGTTGAGTTCGGCGGTAAACGCGACGACCTCCTCCAGCTCCAGCTTGCCGAAACCGCAACGCAGCGCGGTCCAGGCTGCTTCGCTGGCGAACCCCAGGCCCCAATGGTCGTAGGCCAGGCGCCAGCCAATCTCCACTGCCGGGGTGAAATGCGCGTCGAAGCTCACGGTGCTTAGCCCGGTAAAGCCGATGAAGGCGCCGGTATCCTTGCGCTCCAGCGCCCACAGGCCAAAGCCGAATTCGGCGAAATGTCCACGGATACGCCCGATCACGCCCGCGCTTTCGAGGCGGCTGAGCGTGCCGGGAAAGTACTTCATCACCCGTTCATCCGCGCACATGTCGGCAAAGGTATCAAGGTCGGCATCGCGCCACTGACGCATCAGCAGGCGCGCGCTTTCGAGCTCTGTAATTGCCATCATTCCCTCCCTGTGGTGCCTGGTTGATCCGAACGGGGCTGGTCGCGAGCGCCGTGCTGCTGGCAAGATGGGTCATCCTCGCCAATCGACGCGCCCATGCACCTGCCCCTTATTTACCACGAAGATTACAGCCCGGACTTCCCGCCCGATCATCGTTTTCCCATGGACAAGTTTCGCTTACTGCACGATCACCTCATCGCCAGCGGCGTGACCCGCGATGAGGACTTGCTGCGTCCGCCGTTGTGCCCGGCCGAGATCCTCGCCCTCGCCCATGCGCCTGAGTATATAGAGCGATACATGAGTGGCGAGTTGTCCCGCGAAGACCAGCGGCGCCTCGGGTTGCCTTGGAGCGAAGCGCTGGCACGACGAACGGTACGCGCCGTGGGCGGCTCGCTGCTGACCGCCGAGCAAGCGCTGGCCCATGGCATGGCCTGTCACCTGGCCGGCGGCACCCACCACGCGCATTACGATTACCCGGCGGGTTTCTGTATTTTCAATGATTTGGCAGTCATCAGCCGCTACCTGCTGGCGGCAGGCAAAGTCTCCAGGGTGTTGATTTTTGATTGCGACGTGCACCAGGGCGACGGTACCGCGCGGATTCTCGCCGACACCCCCGAGGCCATCACCGTGTCGCTGCACTGCGAAAAGAATTTCCCCGCGCGCAAGGCGCAAAGCGACTGGGATATCCCCTTGGCCATGGGCATGGGCGACACCGAGTACCTGCAGGTGGTCGATGACGCGCTCAACTACCTGCTGCCGCTGTATCAGCCGGACCTGGTGCTGTACGACGCCGGTGTGGATGTGCACAAGGACGATGCCCTGGGCTACCTGAAACTGACCGATGAAGGGGTGGCCGCGCGCGACGAGCGGGTCCTGCGCCACTGCCTGGGCCGCGATATTCCGGTCATGGCCGTGATCGGCGGCGGCTACAGCAAGGACCGCGAAGCGCTGGCGCGGCGCCACGGCATCCTCCACCACAGCGCCAAAAGGGTTTGGGAAAACAGTTAGTTACTCACATTGGCTGTGGAACGGCCTGTGGATAACCTGAGCGCAAGGCCACTGCGCCCAAGCAGGGCAAGGCCCAGAGAGCGCTGTACGTTTTTTGTACAGCCACTTCCCCCGGATGGCTGAGGTAGAATGCCCGGCAATTTCAGCCGATACCTGCGCGCCATGACTTCTGCCCCGTCCTCCTCTCGCGTCGCCATCATCGGCGGCGGCCCCGCCGGCCTGATGGCGGCCGAAGTGCTCAGCCAGGCCGGGGTGCCCGTCGACCTGTACGACGGCATGCCATCGGTGGGGCGCAAGTTCCTGCTGGCCGGTGTGGGCGGCATGAATATTACCCATTCCGAAAGCTACCCGGCGTTCGTCGGCCGCTATGGCGGGCAGTCGGATTGGGTCGCTTCGTGGCTGCGGGCTTTCGATGCCGATGCAGTGCGGGGCTGGATTCATGGGCTGGGGATCGAGACCTTCGTCGGCACTTCCGGCCGGGTGTTCCCCACGGACATGAAAGCCGCGCCCCTGCTGCGCGCCTGGCTCAAGCGCCTGCGCGATGCGGGAGTAGTTATCCACACCCGGCATCGCTGGCAGGGATGGTCGGCCGATGGGGCGCTGCAGATCAGTTATCCACAGGGCGAGCTGGCGCTGCGGCCACGCGCTGTGGTGCTGGCGCTGGGTGGTGGCAGTTGGGCGCGGCTCGGCTCCGACGGCGCGTGGCTGCCATGGTTGCAGACCCAAGGCGTACAGGTCGCCCCTTTGCAGGCCGCCAACTGCGGCTTCGATGTGGTCGCCTGGACCCCGCTGCTTGTGGACAAGTTCGCCGGAGCACCGCTGAAGAACGTCGCTATCGGCTTGGCCGGCAATTCAATGCGTTTAGGCGAGTGCGTGATCACCGCGACCGGTATCGAAGGCAGCCTGATTTATGCGCTGTCGTCGGCTATCCGCGAGGCGATCAACCTTGACGGTGCGGCGACTGTGCACATCGATCTGCTGCCCAGCATGACTGTGGATAAAATCGCCAGCCTGCTGGGCAGGCCGCGGGGCGCGAACTCGATGGCCAAGCATCTGCATAGGCAGGTGCATATCGATGGGGTCAAAGCGGCCTTGCTGCGAGAGTTGACCAGCAAGGACGACTTTGCCGATCCGCAGGCATTGGCACGGGCGATCAAGGCACTGCCGCTGACACTGGTGAAAGCGCGGCCCATAGATGAGGCGATCAGCACCGCCGGTGGTGTGA
Proteins encoded:
- a CDS encoding GNAT family N-acetyltransferase encodes the protein MMAITELESARLLMRQWRDADLDTFADMCADERVMKYFPGTLSRLESAGVIGRIRGHFAEFGFGLWALERKDTGAFIGFTGLSTVSFDAHFTPAVEIGWRLAYDHWGLGFASEAAWTALRCGFGKLELEEVVAFTAELNVPSEKVMQAIGMRRDADDDFDHPALAEGHPLQRQRLYRITREQWQATL
- a CDS encoding histone deacetylase translates to MHLPLIYHEDYSPDFPPDHRFPMDKFRLLHDHLIASGVTRDEDLLRPPLCPAEILALAHAPEYIERYMSGELSREDQRRLGLPWSEALARRTVRAVGGSLLTAEQALAHGMACHLAGGTHHAHYDYPAGFCIFNDLAVISRYLLAAGKVSRVLIFDCDVHQGDGTARILADTPEAITVSLHCEKNFPARKAQSDWDIPLAMGMGDTEYLQVVDDALNYLLPLYQPDLVLYDAGVDVHKDDALGYLKLTDEGVAARDERVLRHCLGRDIPVMAVIGGGYSKDREALARRHGILHHSAKRVWENS
- a CDS encoding TIGR03862 family flavoprotein, yielding MPGNFSRYLRAMTSAPSSSRVAIIGGGPAGLMAAEVLSQAGVPVDLYDGMPSVGRKFLLAGVGGMNITHSESYPAFVGRYGGQSDWVASWLRAFDADAVRGWIHGLGIETFVGTSGRVFPTDMKAAPLLRAWLKRLRDAGVVIHTRHRWQGWSADGALQISYPQGELALRPRAVVLALGGGSWARLGSDGAWLPWLQTQGVQVAPLQAANCGFDVVAWTPLLVDKFAGAPLKNVAIGLAGNSMRLGECVITATGIEGSLIYALSSAIREAINLDGAATVHIDLLPSMTVDKIASLLGRPRGANSMAKHLHRQVHIDGVKAALLRELTSKDDFADPQALARAIKALPLTLVKARPIDEAISTAGGVMAAGLDEGLMLKAMPGVFCAGEMLDWEAPTGGYLLTACFASGRWAAQGVLSWLRANTPL